The Polyangiaceae bacterium genomic interval CCCCGGCACCGAAGTCCCCAGCACCGAAAGCGCCCACCCCCGAGCCGGGCGGTGCTGCCCCAGACCCTGCTCCGGAAACCCCTGCCCCCTGATGCACGCACGGATCCCGACGCTCCTCGCGGCTTCGCTCGCAGCCCTCTTGATCGCGGTCATCTCGATGCCCGCGCGCGCCGAGGGTGCTGCGGAGCCGCGAGTCACTCGCACGGAGCCGCTTCCCAAGCGCCTCGACGGTGTGCGTGTGGACGAGCATCTCGGAGATTCGATCCCGCTCGACCTCGGATTCGTCGACGAAGAGGGCAAGCCCGTGACGCTGCGGGACTACTTCGACGGCAAGGTCCCTGTCATCATCACGCTGAACTACTCGGACTGTCCGATGTTGTGCAGCCTCCAGCTGAGCGGGGTCGTGGACTCCATGAAGCAGGTCGACTGGTCGGCGGGCAAGGAGTATCGGCTCGTCACCGTCAGCATCAATCCCAAAGAGGGCCCGGAGCGGGCGCGCAAGACCAAAGCTCGCTACCTGCAACAGTACGGGCGCCCGGGGGCAGAAGACGGCTGGCACTTCCTCACTGGGTCGGCCAACAACGTCCATGCCCTCGCGAACGCGATCGGGTTTCGTTACTCGTACAACGAGAAGCGAGACGAATGGGTGCACCCCGCGGCAATCACCGTGACCGCCCCCAACGGGAAGATCGCCCGCTACTTGTACGGGATCGAGTACCACCCCAAGACGCTGCGCTTGTCTTTGGTGGAAGCTTCCGAAGGCAAGATCGGAACGACCATCGACAAGCTGGTTCTGTATTGTTTCCACTACGACGCCACCGAGGGGCGCTACGCTCCGGTGGCCCGCAACATCATGCGCCTCGGTGGCGCCATCGCCGTCGTGGTTCTCGGTGGTTTCCTGAGCCTTCTGTGGGCTCGTGAAGCCAAGAAGAAGAGGCTCAGTCTCCAGGGCTCGCACACATGATGATCAGTACTGTTTTGTCCCTCTTTTCGTGGCTAGAGCCCACGAAACCGGTGTTCCCCAAGTCCGACTCCTTCTGGATGCCGGCCGAAGGCTCGACCATGGCCGGGGAGACCGACTGGCTCTACTTCTTCCTCTACTGGGTGTCGGTCGTCGCCACCATCGGCGTCATCGCCGCCATGGTCTACATGGTCGTCCGCTTCCGCGTGAAGAAGCGGACGTCCAAGCAGCGGGTGGTCAACACTTCGGACCACAACACGACGCTGGAGATCACCTGGTCCGTCCTGCCGCTCTTCTTCCTCGTCGCGTTCTTCTTCTACGGCTTCCGCGACTACATGAAGCTGCGCACGCCCCCCAAGGGCGCCATGGAGGTGAACGTCCAAGGTCAGAAGTGGGCCTGGAGCTTCACTCACAAGAACGGATGCTCCGACAACGTGCTCCACGTTCCGGTCAAAAAGCCGGTACGGCTGGTGATCACCAGCGTCGACGTGCTGCACAGCGTCTGGATCCCAAACTTTCGCACCAAGATGGACGCGGTGCCTGGGCGCTACACGGACCTGTGGTTCGAGGCCACCAACACCGGCGAGTTCCCTCTGGAGTGCACCGAGTACTGCGGCGAGGGCCACTCCAACATGCTCAGCAAGGTCATCGTCGAAGACCAAGCAAGCTTCGACAAGTACTTGGACGACTGCACCAAGATCGAGGTCGGCCCCGAAGCAGGCCAGAAGCTCTACGAGAAGAAGGGCTGCACCGCCTGCCACTCGGTCGACGGCACCAAGAAGATCGGACCGAGCTTCAAGGGCATTTGGGGGAAAGAAGAGACGCTCACCTCGGGCACCGTCAAGGTGGACGAGAACTACATTCGTGAATCCATCCTCGAGCCCCACGCCAAGGTCGTGGCGGGGTTTGCACCGGTGATGCCCACCTTCGCCGGACAGCTCAAGGATGAGGAAATCACGAGCATCATCGAGTACATCAAGACTCTCAAGTAAAGGAACGGCGATGGCGTCCCCCAGTACGACTGCCGAGGCCCTCGCGCCCAGTCACCCCACCCAAGACGACAACTACCTGACGCACGAGAAGGGCGTCCTTTCCTGGATCTTCACGCTCGATCACAAGCGTATCGGCGTGATGTACCTGGTGGGGGTCATCACGTCCTTCCTGCTCGGGGGGTTCTTCGCCCTGGGTGTGCGCACCGAGCTCCTCACGCCCGGTCGCACCATCATGGACGCGCAGACCTACAATCAGTTCTTCACGCTGCACGGCGCGGTGATGGTGTTTCTCGTCATCATTCCCGGCATCCCCGCAGCGTTGGGCAACTTCGTGCTGCCCATACAGCTCGGTGCCAAGGACGTGGCGTTCCCGCGCTTGAACCTGATGAGCTTCCACCTGTGGGTGCTGGGCGCTCTGTTCCTGGTGCTCAGCATGGCCATCAGCGCCGCTGACACCGGGTGGACCTTCTACACGCCCTACTCCACGACCACGCAAACGGCGGTGATCCCGGCCACCTTCGGGGCGTTCATCCTCGGATTCAGCTCGATCTTCACGGGCCTGAACTTCATCGTCACCATCCACAAGCTGCGGCCGCCGGGGATGAGCTGGTTCCGCATGCCGCTGTTTCTGTGGGCACTGTACGCCACCGCGGTGATTCAGGTACTGGCCACGCCGGTGCTCGGCATCACGCTGCTCATGCTCATCATCGAGCGCGCCGTCGGCATCGGCATCTTCGACCCCGCCCTGGGTGGCGACCCAGTGCTGTTCCAGCACTTCTTCTGGTTCTACTCGCACCCCGCCGTCTACATCATGATCGTGCCTGCGTTCGGCGTGATCAGCGAGGTCATCTCGGCTTTCTCGCGCAAGCGTATCTTCGGCTACAGCTTCATTGCGCTGTCCAGCGTCGCCATTGCGGTCCTGGGCTTCTTGGTGTGGGGCCACCACATGTTCACTTCGGGACAGTCCCCGTTGGCGTCCACCATCTTCAGCGCCATCACGTTCTTGATCGCCATTCCCACGGCCATCAAGGTCTTCAACTGGCTGGCGACGATGTACAAAGGTGAGATCCACCTGGACACGCCGATGCTCTACGCTCTCGCGTTCCTGTGGGTGTTCACCATCGGCGGCGTCACTGGCGTGTTCCTCGCGGTCATGAGTGTGGACGTGCACCTGCACGACACCTACTTCGTCGTCGCGCACTTCCACTACGTGATGATGGGCGGCGCCATCACGGCCTTCTTTGGTGGGCTGCACTATTGGTGGCCGAAGATCACCGGGCGCATGTACAACGAGAAGCTCGGTCGCATTGGGGCAGGCTTGGTGTTCCTGGGTCTGAACGTCACGTTCTTCCCCCAGTTCATCCTCGGCACCCGCGGCATGCCGCGGCGGTATTACAACTACCTGCCGGAGTTCCAAGGCCTGCACCAGATCTCGACGATCGGCGCCTACATCTTGGGGTTCGGTTTCGTGATGACCGCGATCTACCTGCTCTCTTCTTTGAAGAAGAAGGCGGATGCGCCGGCCAATCCCTGGGGTGCGGCCACGCTGGAGTGGACCACCACCTCGCCGCCCCCCTACTACAACTTCCATCACACCCCGACCGTCACGAAGGGCCCCTACGACATGGAGGACCTCGTGTACGACGAGAAGATCAACGGCTACGTGAAGCTACAGGAGGGCGACGCGGCTTGATGCCGCTTCCCCAATAACCCCCTGCTCAGGATCGTCGGCATCGGGTAAAGGTGTCGGCCCAACGGACGAGATCAATGACGGAAGCTTCAGCGGAACCGGTACGAGGGCAAAAGGGGCAAAAGCCCCCGCCTGACGTGCACGTGCCGGAGGACGAGCACGACCACGAGCACGGTGAGTATCCGTTTCTCGCTCACCACTTCGACACGCCCGAACATCAGTTCGAGGCGGGCAAGCTCGGAATCTGGCTGTTCCTGGTAACGGAGGTCCTGTTCTTCGCGGGTCTGTTCTGCGCCTACACCATCTATCGGGCGCAGCGCCCGGAGGTGTTCGAGTACGCACACTTCTTCCTCGACACCACCATGGGGGCGACGAATACGGTGGTGCTGCTCGTGAGCAGCCTCACAGCCGCGTGGGCCGTGCGCAGCGCGCAACTGCGCAACAAAACCGCCCTCACCGTGAACATCGTGGTGACCATCCTGTGCGCCTGCACCTTCATGGGCATCAAGTACGAGGAGTACGCGCACAAGTTCCACGATGGGCTCTTGCCGGGCACTCACTTCCACCCAGCAGAGCCGGTGTGGGAAACGGCGCGCTTCAAGTCGAAGCATCCCGAGGCCGCGGAAGCCGCGGAGCACATCGTAGAGCTCCAGAAGGAGCAGGCGAAGGCCCCGGCGGGGGACGCGAAGGCGGCCGAGGGAAAGGCCGCGGACGCCAAGAAGGACGAAGCTTCGGCCGATCCGCGCAGGGAAGAGCGCGAGTACATCGCGAGCCTTCGGGGGGAACAGTTGGCCCCGCTGGTGGACACGGGAATGGTCAACCCCGTCAGCCACGAAGCGACGATGAAGCCGCCGCCGCACACGGCAACGTTCTTCGGTATCTACTTCTTCATGACCGGCCTGCACGGCTTGCACGTGCTGATCGGTATCGGCATCTGGATCTGGCTGTTGTTCCGGGCGCGCACCGGCGTGTTCAACGAGAAGTACTTCGGCCCCATCGACTATGCGGCCTTGTATTGGCACCTCGTCGATCTGATCTGGATTTACCTCTTCCCTCTGCTCTATCTCATCCACTGAAGGATTCGTGATGGCCGACGACGAGACGAAGAACTCGGATCCGCCGGAGAGCGGCCCGGATTCCGGTGACGAAGAAGAAGTGCACACGGCCGTGGAAACCGTGGACGCCAAGCGTAAGGCGAGCTCCGAGCCGCCGCCGAACGAGGACGAGACGGACGAGACCGAAGATCACGAGACCGAAGACGACGACGAGTCCGAGGACGACGACGAGGACGACGAGTCCAAAGATTCCCAGACCGACGACGAGGAAGCCGAAGGCGGCGCCACTGCCCCCAAGGCAGCCGCCGAGCCCAAGGCTCACCCCACGGGGGCGGAGCTGGAAGCTCGAGGCCACCACGACTTCGCTCACGTCACGCCGGTGCCGTTGCTGTTGGGCGTCCTCGGGTGTCTGTTGGTGCTCACGTTTGCCACCACCGCCGTCACCAGCATCGACATGGGCGGTCAGTGGAACCTGGTCGTGGCCATGGTGATCGCGACCGCCAAGGCCTCCTTGGTCGTCACGTTCTTCATGCACCTTGCGTGGGACAAGAAGTTCAACCTGGTGGTGTTCCTCACCTCGGTGCTGTTCTTGATCCTGTTCCTGTCGATGGCGTTGACGGACCGCAAGGAGTACCAGCACTTCATCGACCAGAAGACGGAAGCGACTCAGGCCACGACGGCTCAGTGAGTCACTTCCCAAGCGCGTCGATCGCCCGTTCCACGGCGCGATCGACGCGCTTTCGCGTTTGTGCGTGGCGCCCAGGCACACCGTCCACGATCACTGAGAACGCGATCGGCGAGTGACCCGGCGGGGCCAGCAACATGCCGCTCAGCGCGATGACCCGCGCCAGCGTTCCGGTCTTGGCGCGCACGTTCCGCTCGTTGGCGTGCGTTCGGAAACGCGACCGTAGGGTGCCGTCCACCCCTCCGATCGAGAGCTGCGCCAGGTAGTCGACCTTCAGCGAGGGAGACTGGTAGGCGTGGCGCAGCACCCCGGTCAAGGTCCCCGCGCTCACTCGATTGGCGTCGAACAGACCCGACCCATTCCTGATCACCAGCCCGGAGTGCGAAACGCCGAGCCCCGACACCCAATCCTGAACGGCTTTGGCGCCCGCGGCGCTCGTCCCCACGCCGCCGCTCGCATGCGCGCCGAGCGCCTTCAGCATCATCTCCGCAGCGAAGTTGTCACTGTTCTTACCCAGCGCGAAGAGCAGCACGGCGAGAGGCTCGGACGTGTGCAGGGCCAGCGCGTGGGTCTCTGCCGCGCCGCCCTCGACGACGCCGCCGCTGACGGTGACGCCGCGACGTTTGAGCAGCTCCACGAAGACGTACCCCGGGAGCCGCCTGGGGTCGTCCACGCGGCGTCTCGACACCATCATCGGAAGACCCTCGGCAATGCGGCCCCCAACGACGACCTGCAATGGGCCGCTGCCGGCCTTGACGCTGACGCGCACGGCCTGCCCCTTGCCCCGCGCTGCGGTGGTCACGGTGCCACTGAGGGTCGCTGCGCCGGGCGGCTCCACCCACACGCGGGCGGGCTGGCCGGCACGGGTGGCGTCCACGAATACGGTGAGCGCGTTCTCGGCCACGGCCACGGCGCTCACCGGAGCGCGGAACGCCGCCCACTCGTTCGGCTGCTGCTCGAAGGCAGGCGGCACGAAGTGATCGTCGAAGCGGGACTGGTCCACCTGAACGGTTCCCACCTTGCGCAGCCCTTTGCCCAGCAAGACACTCACCAGCGCGTCCAGATCCGCTGCACTGAGCGATGGGTCGCCATCGCCCCGAAGCACCAGCGTGCTCGCCTCCCCCCGAGCGATGGATCCATACACTCCGGTGTGGAACTGATGGCTGGGCCCCAGCGCGGAGAGCACAGCCCCGGCGGTGAGGAGCTTGGCGTTCGACGCGGGGTTCAACGCCTGGTCGGCGCCGGACTGGGCCAACACGCGCCCGTCCTCGACGCGTACGAAGCTCGCGGACAGACGACCGCCGTGTTCGTGCACCCAAGCTTCGAGCACCGTCAGCTCCTGCTCGAGGGCGGCGCTTGTCGCGGAGCTCTTGGGGGCCTCCGCCAGCGCCGCGCGCGCGGGCACGAGGACGAGCGCCACGACGACGGAGACCGTGCGGAGGATTCGTAACCAACCGAGCACGGTACGTCGATTTATGGCACATCGACCCGGCTGGGGTAAAACCCTCGACGTGCGACGTGCCCTCGCGCTCTTGCTCTTCGGCCTCGCGCTTTCGGGTTGCCGGGGCGAAGCGCCCCGAACGGATCGCCCCCTCGAGGTGCTGGTGCCCACCGAGGCGGCGACCCTGGACCCGCGCTTTTCGACCCGCGCCCTCGACATCAAGATCACGCGCTTGGTCCACGCCGGGCTGGTGGGCCTGGATGCAAACAGCCTCGAGCCCATCCCGCTGGTGGCCGCGCGCTGGGAGTTCTCCGACGACCGCACGCTCCTCTTAACGCTGCGGAAAGATCTGCGATTCCACAGCGGTCGCCCCCTGCACGCGAGCGACGTCTGCGCCACCCTCGAGGCGCTCTCGGATCCGAAGCTCGGCAGCCCACACCGCGCGGTGGTGCGCGCGATCGGCAGCTGCACGGTATCGGCGCCGGGGGAGGTGCGCATCACGCTGGCCAAGCCCCGCGCCACGCTGCTCACCGATCTGGAGGTTCCGATCCTGCGCGCCGATCAAGCCCACGCGCCGCCGTCGCCCAACGGCGATCTCGACGGCCTGGGCCCGTTTCGCATTGCCACCGTGAGCGACGGCGAAGTGCTGCTCGAACCCGCCGACACCGGTGTGATGCCCCCGCCGCGGCATGCCGTGCGCGTGCGCACCGTGCGCGACGAAAACGCGCGCGCGCTGCGTTTGCTCGCGGGCCGCAGCGACGTGGCGCCCAACGCCATCAGTCCGGCGCTGCTGCCCGCTCTCGAACGGCGACCGGAGCTAGCCGTCACCTCACGCCCCGGCGCGAACGTCACCTATCTGTTGCTCCAGAACGATCGCGCGCCCTTCGATCGCCCCGAGGTGCGCCATGCCATCGCGCACGCCATCGATCGCGAGACCATCGTGCGCACGCTGCTCGCGGGCCACGGACAGATCGCGAGCTGGATCTTCCCGGAAGGTCACTGGGCCCACGCGCCCGGCCTGGTCCCCGAGCGCTTCGATCCCGCGGCAGCACGAAAAGTGCTCTCCGGGCTTGCACCCATCACGTTGCTCACCAGCACGGATCGCGCGCGCGTCACCATCGCCCGCGCCATTGCCCAAATGCTGGGTGACGCCGGCTTGTCGGTGCGCGTGGTGAGCCTGGATCTGGGAGTCATGCTCGAGCGCCTCGACGCCGGCGACTATGACATCGCCACCCTGCAAATGCCGGAGCTGACGGAGCCGCACCTGCTCAGTTGGTTCTTTCATCCGAAGGGTGTCCCGGGCGAAGGCGGCGAAGGCCGGAACCGCGCTCGCTATCGCAATCCCGAGGCGGGCCGGCTGCTCGACGCCGCGGGAACCACTCGAGACATCGCCACCCGCAAGCGCCTCTACGCCCAGCTCGCCCACCTGATGCAGCGGGATCTGCCCGTGGTGCCCCTGTGGCACGAGGACCAGATCGCCGTCGTCAGCCAGCGCGCAGAGGGATTCCAGATGAGCGCCGAGGGTCGATGGCTCGGGCTCGCGAAGCTGCCGTAGAGCCCGGCTTGCTTTTCCGCGCCGCCCCGACCAGAGTCCCGGCCCTGGCCATGACCCGTTCCATGTTGCTTCCCGCCGCCGCCCTCGGCGTCGCGCTGCTCGCCCCG includes:
- a CDS encoding ABC transporter substrate-binding protein, which codes for MRRALALLLFGLALSGCRGEAPRTDRPLEVLVPTEAATLDPRFSTRALDIKITRLVHAGLVGLDANSLEPIPLVAARWEFSDDRTLLLTLRKDLRFHSGRPLHASDVCATLEALSDPKLGSPHRAVVRAIGSCTVSAPGEVRITLAKPRATLLTDLEVPILRADQAHAPPSPNGDLDGLGPFRIATVSDGEVLLEPADTGVMPPPRHAVRVRTVRDENARALRLLAGRSDVAPNAISPALLPALERRPELAVTSRPGANVTYLLLQNDRAPFDRPEVRHAIAHAIDRETIVRTLLAGHGQIASWIFPEGHWAHAPGLVPERFDPAAARKVLSGLAPITLLTSTDRARVTIARAIAQMLGDAGLSVRVVSLDLGVMLERLDAGDYDIATLQMPELTEPHLLSWFFHPKGVPGEGGEGRNRARYRNPEAGRLLDAAGTTRDIATRKRLYAQLAHLMQRDLPVVPLWHEDQIAVVSQRAEGFQMSAEGRWLGLAKLP
- the coxB gene encoding cytochrome c oxidase subunit II, coding for MAGETDWLYFFLYWVSVVATIGVIAAMVYMVVRFRVKKRTSKQRVVNTSDHNTTLEITWSVLPLFFLVAFFFYGFRDYMKLRTPPKGAMEVNVQGQKWAWSFTHKNGCSDNVLHVPVKKPVRLVITSVDVLHSVWIPNFRTKMDAVPGRYTDLWFEATNTGEFPLECTEYCGEGHSNMLSKVIVEDQASFDKYLDDCTKIEVGPEAGQKLYEKKGCTACHSVDGTKKIGPSFKGIWGKEETLTSGTVKVDENYIRESILEPHAKVVAGFAPVMPTFAGQLKDEEITSIIEYIKTLK
- the dacB gene encoding D-alanyl-D-alanine carboxypeptidase/D-alanyl-D-alanine-endopeptidase, whose translation is MALVLVPARAALAEAPKSSATSAALEQELTVLEAWVHEHGGRLSASFVRVEDGRVLAQSGADQALNPASNAKLLTAGAVLSALGPSHQFHTGVYGSIARGEASTLVLRGDGDPSLSAADLDALVSVLLGKGLRKVGTVQVDQSRFDDHFVPPAFEQQPNEWAAFRAPVSAVAVAENALTVFVDATRAGQPARVWVEPPGAATLSGTVTTAARGKGQAVRVSVKAGSGPLQVVVGGRIAEGLPMMVSRRRVDDPRRLPGYVFVELLKRRGVTVSGGVVEGGAAETHALALHTSEPLAVLLFALGKNSDNFAAEMMLKALGAHASGGVGTSAAGAKAVQDWVSGLGVSHSGLVIRNGSGLFDANRVSAGTLTGVLRHAYQSPSLKVDYLAQLSIGGVDGTLRSRFRTHANERNVRAKTGTLARVIALSGMLLAPPGHSPIAFSVIVDGVPGRHAQTRKRVDRAVERAIDALGK
- the ctaD gene encoding cytochrome c oxidase subunit I, which translates into the protein MASPSTTAEALAPSHPTQDDNYLTHEKGVLSWIFTLDHKRIGVMYLVGVITSFLLGGFFALGVRTELLTPGRTIMDAQTYNQFFTLHGAVMVFLVIIPGIPAALGNFVLPIQLGAKDVAFPRLNLMSFHLWVLGALFLVLSMAISAADTGWTFYTPYSTTTQTAVIPATFGAFILGFSSIFTGLNFIVTIHKLRPPGMSWFRMPLFLWALYATAVIQVLATPVLGITLLMLIIERAVGIGIFDPALGGDPVLFQHFFWFYSHPAVYIMIVPAFGVISEVISAFSRKRIFGYSFIALSSVAIAVLGFLVWGHHMFTSGQSPLASTIFSAITFLIAIPTAIKVFNWLATMYKGEIHLDTPMLYALAFLWVFTIGGVTGVFLAVMSVDVHLHDTYFVVAHFHYVMMGGAITAFFGGLHYWWPKITGRMYNEKLGRIGAGLVFLGLNVTFFPQFILGTRGMPRRYYNYLPEFQGLHQISTIGAYILGFGFVMTAIYLLSSLKKKADAPANPWGAATLEWTTTSPPPYYNFHHTPTVTKGPYDMEDLVYDEKINGYVKLQEGDAA
- a CDS encoding cytochrome C oxidase subunit IV family protein, with the protein product MADDETKNSDPPESGPDSGDEEEVHTAVETVDAKRKASSEPPPNEDETDETEDHETEDDDESEDDDEDDESKDSQTDDEEAEGGATAPKAAAEPKAHPTGAELEARGHHDFAHVTPVPLLLGVLGCLLVLTFATTAVTSIDMGGQWNLVVAMVIATAKASLVVTFFMHLAWDKKFNLVVFLTSVLFLILFLSMALTDRKEYQHFIDQKTEATQATTAQ
- a CDS encoding SCO family protein, whose product is MHARIPTLLAASLAALLIAVISMPARAEGAAEPRVTRTEPLPKRLDGVRVDEHLGDSIPLDLGFVDEEGKPVTLRDYFDGKVPVIITLNYSDCPMLCSLQLSGVVDSMKQVDWSAGKEYRLVTVSINPKEGPERARKTKARYLQQYGRPGAEDGWHFLTGSANNVHALANAIGFRYSYNEKRDEWVHPAAITVTAPNGKIARYLYGIEYHPKTLRLSLVEASEGKIGTTIDKLVLYCFHYDATEGRYAPVARNIMRLGGAIAVVVLGGFLSLLWAREAKKKRLSLQGSHT
- a CDS encoding cytochrome c oxidase subunit 3 family protein yields the protein MTEASAEPVRGQKGQKPPPDVHVPEDEHDHEHGEYPFLAHHFDTPEHQFEAGKLGIWLFLVTEVLFFAGLFCAYTIYRAQRPEVFEYAHFFLDTTMGATNTVVLLVSSLTAAWAVRSAQLRNKTALTVNIVVTILCACTFMGIKYEEYAHKFHDGLLPGTHFHPAEPVWETARFKSKHPEAAEAAEHIVELQKEQAKAPAGDAKAAEGKAADAKKDEASADPRREEREYIASLRGEQLAPLVDTGMVNPVSHEATMKPPPHTATFFGIYFFMTGLHGLHVLIGIGIWIWLLFRARTGVFNEKYFGPIDYAALYWHLVDLIWIYLFPLLYLIH